The following proteins come from a genomic window of Purpureocillium takamizusanense chromosome 13, complete sequence:
- a CDS encoding uncharacterized protein (EggNog:ENOG503Q6DZ~COG:S~TransMembrane:5 (n3-14c19/20o59-81i242-269o289-308i372-391o397-417i)~SECRETED:SignalP(1-19~SECRETED:cutsite=VVA-DD~SECRETED:prob=0.8300)), whose translation MAWLLLLGLMLASAPAVVADDDLADFSNNLATDIGPLLALFGDAMTRQYLSESITFLDYFIFALGPIGILTAIVSAARLCGHSTLRAFIGRSQEGETTVEADLCTSTSRDVCELFTKGGITRVIGRANILELIYFPPKTASANPSGTHQYNASSSDNSRSNSLSSKTHEPRSSLLNHLEGAISSKPSVESFKLLPFQRFVQEEADSETRSWCQVGGHPMDRHRLAPRPNLSLNVGIKKQPKWAFYSVAAVGMLLQLFIIAFTAIGTWVYDWNIRSQGSSASQNYAPSMFIIGTCLLAAGMCSCAALIGQTTKRVHFRRNDSSKRTGRLIWLQPGPTVVGDQSFDAFAYLDRQERPLQYWTSSRKEPNPRFEIFTFLAVAVTLVGYFMQFIGLRGMKAWVSLAQLGVTVVMSLLRGLLRIQRLGKNDNLLDHMPDMVSGHELDWLSFQVAVHERLSDPGATISGSPFWLLTGQFYPADIETTPASMDDAHHQKSSRYSKSNYPLELYSRIPNHECMSGQEKDLMAEEAGSCRADWAHLLQVRACLARITGLNERLSSGTQEWRETSVAIRKRAKSLCTALCAVLETLFRGQRHSQTLRLYMDFVAAPRSLRECNQTHQNGTVFVTVERLHGHWGVDSSQIEAILGTCVWSLATDERMLYRDDSGKTRSRFDGQWNGRIISGSLSDRDTDDGLDKIGEMQLWAGADMIPVVQTSLAHCPDATHSLMDLWMPLLKSDILSMKLACNHGDDDSEVRARTDSLGHMRFSGWVAVEKALRLERGVNTSHSRCGKQSKARVQYARSDLPLADLCTQELFAALVRSITELVTFADTGVVERAGVASLDNPTINAIIDPFVQHGLGSRSDALFSVLPGYWDKVRPKASVLLSGLVTTARSYRRQKHWDKAAVLLRWGCQRFSHNTGLESEPTESSYIKVLLETAELYRWSLAIQGDKERQDFGAAGIRSLHQTYSPSPDQPSWKLTFEALHPYLEVVDRMSGRAAGASDGNLVDAIRERDRTTALLRLTFTQADGFEDAETEAALPLAARNKWPEVMDTILECSPIIDGRDDSGRTAASHCAELGWIEYLEKLVEVKAFVDQADNELRSPLHWAAFAGQQEVVQYLLRSGHVDLMREDVLGQTPLSHAAKAGHVSVMALLLRRGANTESRDKDGRTALSLAASGGHRDAVAFLVDRKAEISSQDDAGRQPIHWACQNGNVDTIVFLIDHGADKEAKDKSKLAPLAWAASSGQVAALEYLLGLGIDIDLKYDFDRTAISLAAGNGHFDAVEYLLSKGANIKTGDSQGGVPLSWAARTGHARVVELLIKHGSAINSTEWGGMGSPLSQATAAGHEAVVDALLGGGVKVDEILRESDTALTVAARTGQLAIVRKLVERGHANINHKNEQGWTPLVEAISSGHGVVVDWLIERGAKRNTLDWLGRLPMFFAAATGRTAILRRLLELGFSVEWITHKHETALSVATERGHTEAVELLTSWANRPQPDPSE comes from the coding sequence ATGGCTtggctgctgttgctcgGGCTGATGCTGGCATCTGCCCCGGCTGTGGTGGCAGACGATGACCTAGCCGACTTTTCCAACAATCTGGCGACGGATATCGGGCCGCTGCTTGCGCTCTTTGGTGATGCGATGACACGCCAATACCTTAGCGAGAGCATAACTTTCCTTGATTATTTCATCTTTGCCCTCGGTCCTATCGGCATTCTTACGGCTATAGTCTCCGCTGCCCGGCTCTGTGGACATTCCACGCTGCGCGCCTTTATAGGCCGCTCGCAGGAAGGCGAGACCACCGTCGAAGCAGATCTATGCACATCGACTAGTCGCGATGTATGCGAGCTCTTCACTAAAGGCGGAATTACCCGGGTCATAGGCCGGGCAAATATTCTCGAACTCATATATTTTCCCCCGaagacggcctcggcaaATCCATCCGGAACTCATCAATACAACGCTTCTTCGTCTGATAATTCGCGATCGAATAGTCTCTCGTCTAAGACCCATGAACCAAGATCATCATTGCTCAATCATCTAGAAGGAGCCATTTCGTCTAAACCATCTGTCGAAAGCTTTAAGCTACTTCCGTTCCAGCGATTTGTCCAGGAAGAGGCAGACTCGGAAACACGGTCATGGTGTCAAGTAGGTGGTCATCCCATGGACCGTCATAGGCTAGCCCCGCGACCGAATCTATCTCTCAACGTGGGGATCAAGAAGCAGCCCAAATGGGCGTTCTATTCAGTAGCAGCAGTCGGCATGCTACTTCAATTATTCATCATTGCCTTTACTGCCATAGGTACCTGGGTGTACGACTGGAACATACGATCACAAGGCTCGTCCGCATCGCAAAACTACGCGCCCAGCATGTTCATCATCGGAACCTGCCTTTTGGCAGCTGGCATGTGCTCGTGCGCGGCTTTGATCGGGCAAACGACCAAGAGGGTCCATTTTCGTCGCAACGACTCTTCCAAGAGGACCGGCCGTCTCATTTGGCTACAGCCCGGCCCGACTGTTGTGGGTGACCAGAGCTTCGACGCATTTGCCTACCTTGATCGCCAAGAAAGGCCACTTCAATACTGGACATCGTCCCGAAAAGAACCGAACCCGCGATTCGAAATTTTTACCTTTTTGGCTGTGGCCGTGACTTTGGTGGGATACTTCATGCAATTCATTGGACTACGTGGCATGAAAGCGTGGGTTTCGCTTGCGCAGCTCGGTGTGACGGTCGTTATGAGCCTGCTCCGCGGCCTTTTGCGcatccagcgcctcggcaaGAACGACAATTTGCTCGACCATATGCCCGACATGGTGTCTGGCCACGAGCTGGACTGGTTATCATTCCAAGTTGCCGTGCATGAAAGACTTTCGGACCCCGGCGCCACCATTTCAGGCAGTCCATTTTGGCTGTTGACAGGACAATTTTATCCGGCAGATATTGAGACAACCCCTGCGAGCATGGATGATGCCCATCACCAGAAAAGCTCGAGGTATTCAAAGTCAAACTACCCGCTCGAGCTTTATAGTCGAATTCCCAACCATGAATGTATGAGTGGACAAGAGAAAGACTTGATGGCCGAAGAAGCAGGTTCATGTCGAGCAGACTGGGCGCACCTGTTGCAAGTTCGAGCCTGCCTTGCACGGATAACAGGGCTCAATGAACGTCTTTCTTCCGGTACCCAAGAGTGGCGCGAAACATCTGTTGCGATCCGCAAAAGAGCAAAATCTTTATGCACCGCTCTATGCGCCGTGTTGGAAACGCTATTTCGAGGCCAGCGGCACAGTCAAACTTTGCGGCTATATATGGACTTTGTTGCGGCCCCTCGAAGTCTCAGAGAGTGCAACCAAACTCATCAGAACGGAACAGTGTTCGTGACTGTCGAGAGGTTGCATGGGCATTGGGGTGTCGACTCGAGTCAAATCGAAGCCATCTTGGGCACATGCGTTTGGTCATTGGCGACTGATGAGCGCATGCTTTATCGCGATGATTCAGGCAAGACAAGAAGCCGCTTCGACGGACAATGGAATGGGCGAATAATATCTGGCAGTCTCTCTGACCGGGATACGGATGATGGACTTGACAAAATAGGTGAGATGCAGCTTTGGGCTGGTGCCGATATGATTCCAGTCGTCCAGACGAGCCTGGCACATTGCCCAGATGCTACACACAGCCTCATGGACCTTTGGATGCCGCTTCTGAAATCGGATATTCTTTCAATGAAACTGGCATGCAAtcacggcgacgatgataGCGAAGTTCGTGCCCGTACGGACAGCCTTGGGCACATGAGATTCTCGGGCTGGGTTGCCGTTGAGAAAGCGCTTCGCTTAGAGCGAGGAGTCAACACTTCCCATAGTCGCTGTGGGAAGCAGAGCAAGGCTCGAGTGCAGTACGCACGCTCAGACCTTCCGCTTGCTGATTTATGCACGCAAGAGCTCTTCGCTGCGCTGGTTCGATCAATCACGGAACTCGTCACGTTTGCAGATACTGGAGTTGTCGAGAGGGCAGGTGTGGCAAGCCTAGACAATCCGACAATCAACGCCATCATAGACCCGTTCGTCCAACATGGTCTTGGTAGTCGCTCTGACGCCTTGTTTTCCGTCCTGCCAGGATATTGGGACAAAGTAAGACCGAAGGCAAGCGTGTTGCTTAGCGGTCTTGTCACGACCGCGAGGTCATATCGCCGACAAAAACACTGGGACAAGGCAGCGGTTTTATTACGTTGGGGGTGTCAACGCTTCTCTCACAACACAGGATTGGAAAGCGAGCCGACAGAATCGTCCTACATCAAGGTGTTGCTCGAGACCGCAGAGTTGTATCGATGGTCACTCGCGATCCAGGGAGACAAGGAGCGACAAGACTTTGGTGCTGCGGGAATCCGATCGCTACATCAAACATACTCCCCTAGCCCAGATCAGCCCAGTTGGAAACTGACTTTTGAGGCCCTTCATCCGTATCTGGAGGTCGTGGACCGGATGTCAGGGCGAGCCGCGGGAGCCAGCGATGGCAACCTCGTGGACGCAATCCGGGAACGAGACAGAACCACGGCTCTCTTACGATTAACATTTACACAAGCTGATGGTTTTGAAGATGCTGAGACAGAGGCGGCACTCCCACTCGCAGCACGCAACAAGTGGCCTGAGGTCATGGACACGATTCTGGAGTGCAGCCCGATCAtcgacggccgagacgaCAGCGGTCGAACAGCTGCCTCACATTGCGCAGAGCTCGGCTGGATCGAATACCTAGAGAAGCTCGTGGAGGTGAAAGCCTTCGTCGACCAGGCTGACAACGAGCTACGGTCGCCTCTTCATTGGGCGGCCTTTGCAGGCCAGCAGGAGGTTGTCCAGTATCTCCTTCGCTCTGGTCACGTCGACCTAATGCGCGAAGATGTGCTCGGCCAGACGCCACTGTCGCATGCAGCTAAAGCTGGACACGTGTCCGTGATGGCCCTCCTGCTGCGCAGAGGTGCAAATACTGAGTCGAGGGACAAGGACGGCCGGACGGCGCTGTCCCTGGCTGCAAGCGGCGGGCACCGTGACGCGGTGGCCTTTCTGGTGGACAGAAAGGCTGAAATCTCCTCCCAAGACGATGCTGGCCGCCAACCGATACACTGGGCTTGCCAGAACGGCAATGTCGATACGATAGTCTTCCTCATCGACCATGGAGCCGACAAGGAAGCCAAGGACAAGTCCAAGTTAGCACCACTTGCCTGGGCCGCGAGCTCCGGACAGGTAGCGGCGTTGGAGTACTTGCTTGGTCTGGGCATCGATATTGACTTGAAATACGACTTCGATCGGACCGCGATATCGCTTGCCGCCGGCAACGGACACTTCGACGCCGTAGAGTATCTACTCTCGAAGGGGGCCAACATCAAGACCGGGGACAGCCAAGGCGGCGTGCCGCTGTCGTGGGCGGCCAGGACcggccacgcccgcgtcgtcgagctttTGATCAAGCACGGGAGCGCGATCAATTCCACTGAATGGGGAGGAATGGGCAGCCCCCTATCGcaggccaccgccgcaggccacgaggccgtggtggacgctctcctcggcggcggcgtcaaagtAGATGAGATCTTGCGCGAGAGCGACACAGCGCTGACTGTGGCCGCGCGGACCGGACAGCTGGCTATCGTACGGAAGCTCGTCGAACGAGGCCACGCGAATATCAACCACAAGAACGAGCAGGGATGGACGCCGCTAGTGGAGGCCATCAGCAGCGGGCATGGGGTCGTAGTCGACTGGCTCATAGAGCGCGGCGCCAAGCGCAACACCCTTGATTGGCTGGGCCGCCTGCCGATGTTCTTTGCCGCGGCGACTGGGCGTACGGCCAtcttgcggcggctgcttgaACTAGGTTTTAGTGTCGAATGGATCACGCATAAGCACGAGACAGCCCTGTCCGTCGCAACTGAGAGGGGCCACACAGAGGCGGTAGAGCTACTTACCTCGTGGGCAAATAGGCCACAGCCCGATCCATCTGAATAG